From the genome of Papaver somniferum cultivar HN1 chromosome 2, ASM357369v1, whole genome shotgun sequence, one region includes:
- the LOC113350593 gene encoding transcription factor HEC1-like, which produces MDMDFQKSSSSSKEDQMEMMVMNMMMQMDKFPEFCGPYGDDEMPELTGLHHDFSTGSTIFDAHQHASHSSIDHPSSLVSFMGSSSIQEPNASQSLVSNNSDRFRGSFNGELLSGASSSSEKRNSMAAMREMIFRIAAMQPIHIDPESVKPPKRRNVKISKDPQSVAARHRRERISERIRILQRLVPGGTKMDTASMLDEAIHYVKFLKTQVQSLERAAMNNRQMGLGFPTTDISNASNNNYGSLGKSNCQSRNAAKTFSSSHQMHV; this is translated from the coding sequence atggatATGGACTTCCAaaaatcttcttcatcgtcaaaaGAAGATCAAATGGAGATGATGGTGATGAATATGATGATGCAGATGGACAAGTTCCCAGAATTTTGTGGACCCTATGGAGACGATGAGATGCCTGAATTGACAGGGCTTCATCACGACTTCTCTACTGGTAGCACAATTTTTGATGCCCATCAACATGCTTCTCATTCATCAATTGATCATCCTTCTTCTTTGGTTTCATTTATGGGAAGCAGTTCCATTCAGGAACCAAATGCATCACAATCACTTGTATCCAATAATTCGGATAGATTCAGAGGCAGTTTTAACGGAGAATTACTATCGGGTGCATCTTCTTCTTCGGAGAAACGTAATTCAATGGCGGCAATGAGAGAAATGATATTTAGAATAGCTGCCATGCAGCCAATCCATATAGACCCAGAATCCGTAAAACCGCCAAAGAGAAGAAACGTGAAGATATCAAAAGATCCTCAGAGTGTAGCTGCAAGACATAGAAGAGAAAGAATAAGCGAAAGAATAAGGATACTACAAAGACTAGTACCAGGGGGAACCAAAATGGATACAGCTTCAATGTTAGACGAAGCAATTCATTATGTTAAATTCTTGAAAACTCAAGTTCAATCACTCGAACGAGCTGCCATGAATAATCGTCAAATGGGTCTAGGGTTCCCGACTACGGATATTTCGAATGCAAGTAATAATAATTATGGTTCGTTGGGGAAATCCAACTGCCAGAGTAGGAATGCAGCTAAAACGTTCAGCTCCTCCCACCAGATGCATGTTTAA